The Euphorbia lathyris chromosome 3, ddEupLath1.1, whole genome shotgun sequence genome contains a region encoding:
- the LOC136222756 gene encoding uncharacterized protein has product MNINYLDDSDDSSNDLSMYNLSLIVTRGVCQLMQNHNKLLELCMDSASSQSIHVGSLPRHRVIYRNREVTDRKLHMDYFNEEPVFNEEYFRRRFRMSRSLFLRVINAVKDHDGYFQQRRDPTGRLGLSTMQKATDVFRILAYSVPADVTDEYIKIGESTAVESVKRFCRAIVEIFSDQYLREPNANDRLLYIGEQRGFPANGITPPANYVIESKEHNIGYYLADGIYPKWSALVQTIREPRDQKKMYFALKQEACRKDVERAFGVLQSRFFIIAGSVRYCRKQVLHDIMKTCIILHNMIIEDERDLSAPVMDSVVAPTPTVENMHDEEAYFRNFF; this is encoded by the exons ATGAATATCAATTATCTTGATGATTCTGATGATTCTTCTAATGATTTATCGATGTATAATCTTAGCCTTATTGTTACACGAGGTGTATGTCAATTAATGCAAAATCATAACAAGCTACTAGAGCTTTGTATGGATAGTGCAAGTAGTCAATCAATTCATGTAGGATCTCTACCTAGACATAGAGTGATCTATCGTAATCGTGAAGTTACAGATCGCAAACTTCATATGGATTATTTTAATGAGGAGCCAGTATTCAATGAGGAATATTTTCGTCGTCGATTTCGAATGTCTCGTAGCCTTTTCCTTCGTGTCATTAATGCAGTGAAGGATCATGATGGCTACTTCCAACAACGACGTGATCCTACTGGCAGACTTGGATTGTCGACGATGCAAAAAGCAACTGATGTTTTCCGAATCCTGGCATATAGTGTACCGGCTGATGTGACGGATGAATATATCAAAATAGGTGAGTCTACCGCAGTTGAAAGTGTGAAGCGATTCTGTCGTGCTATTGTAGAGATTTTCTCAGATCAGTATTTAAGAGAACCAAATGCCAATGATAGGCTACTCTATATTGGTGAACAACGTGGTTTTCC GGCTAATGGTATAACTCCTCCTGCTAATTATGTTATTGAAAGCAAAGAACACAACATAGGCTATTATTTGGCTGATGGAATATATCCGAAATGGTCCGCACTTGTTCAAACAATTCGTGAGCCTCGAGATCAAAAGAAAATGTATTTTGCTTTGAAGCAGGAAGCCTGTAGAAAAGATGTTGAACGTGCATTTGGAGTGTTACAAAGCCGATTTTTCATTATTGCAGGGTCGGTACGCTACTGTCGTAAACAAGTCCTCCATGATATTATGAAAACATGTATTATTCTGCATAATATGATTATTGAAGATGAACGTGATTTGAGTGCACCAGTCATGGATTCAGTTGTTGCTCCAACACCAACAGTTGAAAATATGCATGATGAGGAGGCCTATTTTCGTAACTTCTTTTAA
- the LOC136223073 gene encoding uncharacterized protein isoform X1, whose translation MATATMATAAGAAALLYYTLNRKLHPNASHDDDDVNIPSDVRVSHRLIQAPATWLETISTLSETLRFTYSETLGKWPIGDLAFGITFLLKRQGNLHVHGVFGGKDSIQLTGTEIITELRYHLKLLTLCWHFSKKPFPLFLEETGYAEEDVLLQEPKAGILKPAFTILVDHSTKYFLLLIRGTHSIKDTLTAATGAVVPFHHTVVNEGGVSNLVLGYAHCGMVAAARWIAKLATPCLKKALEQYPDYKLKIVGHSLGGGTAALLTYVLREQQELSTTSCVTFAPAACMTWELAESGADFIISVINGADLVPTFSAGSVDDLRAEVTASAWINDLRNQIERTRILSTVYRSASALGSRLPSIASAKAKVAGAGAMLRPVSNGTQVVMKRAQSMAHAAWTTRPSIRLASLSCIGPRYRGTSVNSADRSSPKTSIEEASEPLVSPKNITNTIETIELPVCSDEMGRLDLNATDLDDNGDTGSDVHEDQMNEVELWQQLEHELYDRTDSEAADTVKEIREEEAVAMAEVGESQPDIGTPETKQVHRFFPPGKIMHIVTLQFDSEESEASSSSSSESDSGEAKIGIFLTPRSLYSKLRLSQTMVNDHFMPVYRRQIEKLINELEKQEADDSHNYSEKSSVL comes from the exons ATGGCGACGGCCACAATGGCTACTGCTGCCGGTGCAGCAGCTCTTTTGTACTATACATTGAACCGTAAGTTGCATCCGAATGCATctcatgatgatgatgatgtcaACATACCCAGCGATGTACGTGTATCACATAGGTTAATTCAAGCACCTGCTACATGGTTGGAGACGATCTCAACTTTGTCAGAGACTCTTAGGTTTACTTACTCTGAGACTCTGGGAAAATGGCCCATTGGGGACTTGGCATTTGGGATCACTTTTTTATTGAAGAGGCAG GGAAACTTGCATGTTCACGGTGTATTTGGTGGTAAAGATAGTATACAGTTGACGGGAACAGAAATAATTACAGAGCTCAGATATCACTTAAAGTTGCTCACCTTGTGTTGGCATTTCTCCAAAAAAccatttcctttatttttagaaGAGACAGGATATGCTGAAGAAGATGTTCTTCTTCAAGAACCTAAAGCTGGA ATATTGAAGCCAGCTTTCACAATTTTGGTTGATCACAGCACAAAATATTTTCTCTTACTTATTCGTGGGACACATAGTATCAAGGATACGTTGACAGCTGCAACAGGAGCTGTTGTGCCATTTCATCATACTGTTGTAAATGAGGGAGGAGTGAGCAACTTAGTGCTAGGTTATGCCCATTGTGGGATGGTTGCGGCTGCTCGATGGATTGCAAAACTTGCAACTCCTTGTCTTAAGAAGGCTCTAGAGCAATATCCTGATTATAAACTAAAG ATTGTAGGACACTCTCTGGGTGGAGGGACGGCAGCTCTTTTGACATATGTATTGCGGGAGCAGCAGGAATTATCTACAACTAGTTGTGTTACATTCGCTCCTG CTGCTTGTATGACATGGGAATTGGCTGAATCAGGCGCGGATTTCATTATTTCAGTAATAAATGGAGCGGATTTGGTGCCTACTTTTTCAGCTGGTTCTGTTGATGACTTGCGTGCAGAG GTGACAGCTTCTGCGTGGATAAACGATTTAAGAAATCAGATTGAGCGAACAAGAATTCTAAGTACTGTTTATCGATCTGCATCAGCATTGGGATCTCGTCTTCCATCTATTGCTAGTGCTAAAGCAAAGGTTGCTGGGGCCGGGGCAATGCTGCGTCCAGTTTCCAATGGTACCCAG GTTGTAATGAAGAGGGCTCAGAGCATGGCTCATGCAGCTTGGACTACCCGTCCTTCTATTCGCCTTGCTTCACTTTCTTGCATTGGTCCTCGTTATCGAGGCACGTCTGTGAACTCAGCAGACAGAAGTTCCCCAAAAACGTCCATAGAAGAAGCTTCTGAGCCACTTGTATCTCCAAAAAATATCACAAACACAATAGAAACCATCGAACTCCCTGTGTGTTCTGATGAGATGGGTAGACTTGATTTGAATGCTACTGATCTTGATGATAATGGTGATACCGGAAGTGATGTACACGAAGATCAAATGAATGAAGTTGAGTTGTGGCAACAACTCGAGCACGAGCTTTATGATAGAACAGATAGTGAAGCTGCTGATACAGTGAAGGAAATACGAGAAGAAGAAGCAGTAGCAATGGCAGAGGTTGGCGAGAGCCAACCTGACATCGGTACACCAGAAACAAAGCAAGTACACAGATTCTTCCCTCCAGGAAAGATCATGCATATCGTTACCCTTCAATTTGATAGTGAAGAGAGTGAGGCTAGCTCGTCTTCAAGCAGTGAATCAGACAGTGGCGAGGCTAAAATCGGGATTTTCCTCACTCCAAGATcgctttatagtaaactgaggCTTTCACAAACTATGGTAAACGACCACTTTATGCCTGTCTATAGAAGACAGATTGAAAAACTAATTAATGAACTTGAGAAGCAAGAGGCTGATGATAGCCATAATTACAGTGAGAAGAGTAGTGTACTATAG
- the LOC136223073 gene encoding uncharacterized protein isoform X2, giving the protein MAHWGLGIWDHFFIEEGNLHVHGVFGGKDSIQLTGTEIITELRYHLKLLTLCWHFSKKPFPLFLEETGYAEEDVLLQEPKAGILKPAFTILVDHSTKYFLLLIRGTHSIKDTLTAATGAVVPFHHTVVNEGGVSNLVLGYAHCGMVAAARWIAKLATPCLKKALEQYPDYKLKIVGHSLGGGTAALLTYVLREQQELSTTSCVTFAPAACMTWELAESGADFIISVINGADLVPTFSAGSVDDLRAEVTASAWINDLRNQIERTRILSTVYRSASALGSRLPSIASAKAKVAGAGAMLRPVSNGTQVVMKRAQSMAHAAWTTRPSIRLASLSCIGPRYRGTSVNSADRSSPKTSIEEASEPLVSPKNITNTIETIELPVCSDEMGRLDLNATDLDDNGDTGSDVHEDQMNEVELWQQLEHELYDRTDSEAADTVKEIREEEAVAMAEVGESQPDIGTPETKQVHRFFPPGKIMHIVTLQFDSEESEASSSSSSESDSGEAKIGIFLTPRSLYSKLRLSQTMVNDHFMPVYRRQIEKLINELEKQEADDSHNYSEKSSVL; this is encoded by the exons ATGGCCCATTGGGGACTTGGCATTTGGGATCACTTTTTTATTGAAGAG GGAAACTTGCATGTTCACGGTGTATTTGGTGGTAAAGATAGTATACAGTTGACGGGAACAGAAATAATTACAGAGCTCAGATATCACTTAAAGTTGCTCACCTTGTGTTGGCATTTCTCCAAAAAAccatttcctttatttttagaaGAGACAGGATATGCTGAAGAAGATGTTCTTCTTCAAGAACCTAAAGCTGGA ATATTGAAGCCAGCTTTCACAATTTTGGTTGATCACAGCACAAAATATTTTCTCTTACTTATTCGTGGGACACATAGTATCAAGGATACGTTGACAGCTGCAACAGGAGCTGTTGTGCCATTTCATCATACTGTTGTAAATGAGGGAGGAGTGAGCAACTTAGTGCTAGGTTATGCCCATTGTGGGATGGTTGCGGCTGCTCGATGGATTGCAAAACTTGCAACTCCTTGTCTTAAGAAGGCTCTAGAGCAATATCCTGATTATAAACTAAAG ATTGTAGGACACTCTCTGGGTGGAGGGACGGCAGCTCTTTTGACATATGTATTGCGGGAGCAGCAGGAATTATCTACAACTAGTTGTGTTACATTCGCTCCTG CTGCTTGTATGACATGGGAATTGGCTGAATCAGGCGCGGATTTCATTATTTCAGTAATAAATGGAGCGGATTTGGTGCCTACTTTTTCAGCTGGTTCTGTTGATGACTTGCGTGCAGAG GTGACAGCTTCTGCGTGGATAAACGATTTAAGAAATCAGATTGAGCGAACAAGAATTCTAAGTACTGTTTATCGATCTGCATCAGCATTGGGATCTCGTCTTCCATCTATTGCTAGTGCTAAAGCAAAGGTTGCTGGGGCCGGGGCAATGCTGCGTCCAGTTTCCAATGGTACCCAG GTTGTAATGAAGAGGGCTCAGAGCATGGCTCATGCAGCTTGGACTACCCGTCCTTCTATTCGCCTTGCTTCACTTTCTTGCATTGGTCCTCGTTATCGAGGCACGTCTGTGAACTCAGCAGACAGAAGTTCCCCAAAAACGTCCATAGAAGAAGCTTCTGAGCCACTTGTATCTCCAAAAAATATCACAAACACAATAGAAACCATCGAACTCCCTGTGTGTTCTGATGAGATGGGTAGACTTGATTTGAATGCTACTGATCTTGATGATAATGGTGATACCGGAAGTGATGTACACGAAGATCAAATGAATGAAGTTGAGTTGTGGCAACAACTCGAGCACGAGCTTTATGATAGAACAGATAGTGAAGCTGCTGATACAGTGAAGGAAATACGAGAAGAAGAAGCAGTAGCAATGGCAGAGGTTGGCGAGAGCCAACCTGACATCGGTACACCAGAAACAAAGCAAGTACACAGATTCTTCCCTCCAGGAAAGATCATGCATATCGTTACCCTTCAATTTGATAGTGAAGAGAGTGAGGCTAGCTCGTCTTCAAGCAGTGAATCAGACAGTGGCGAGGCTAAAATCGGGATTTTCCTCACTCCAAGATcgctttatagtaaactgaggCTTTCACAAACTATGGTAAACGACCACTTTATGCCTGTCTATAGAAGACAGATTGAAAAACTAATTAATGAACTTGAGAAGCAAGAGGCTGATGATAGCCATAATTACAGTGAGAAGAGTAGTGTACTATAG
- the LOC136223867 gene encoding proteasome subunit alpha type-6, whose product MSRGSGGGYDRHITIFSPEGRLFQVEYAFKAVKAAGITSIAVRGKDSVCVVTQKKVPDKLLDHTSVSHLFPITKYLGLLATGMTADSRTLVQQARNEAAEFRFKYGYEMPVDVLAKWIADKSQVYTQHAYMRPLGVVSIVLGIDDEHGPKLYKCDPAGHFFGHKATSAGLKEQEAINFLEKKMKNDPAFTYEETVQTAISALQSVLQEDFKATEIEVGVVRSENPVFRVLSTDEIDEHLTAITERD is encoded by the exons AATATGCTTTTAAGGCTGTTAAGGCTGCTGGGATCACCTCAATTGCTGTTCGTGGAAAGGATTCTGTCTGTGTGGTGACTCAGAAGAAAGTCCCT GACAAGCTCCTGGATCATACTAGTGTGTCCCATCTTTTCCCCATTACAAAGTACCTTGGCTTGCTAGCAACTGGCATGACAG CTGATTCGAGGACATTGGTTCAACAAGCTAGGAATGAAGCAGCTGAGTTTCGCTTTAAATATGGATATGAAATGCCTGTGGATGTTTTAGCTAAATG GATAGCAGACAAATCACAAGTTTATACTCAACATGCTTATATGAGACCACTTGGAGTAG TTTCTATCGTCTTGGGGATAGATGATGAGCATGGACCTAAACTCTATAAGTGTGACCCAGCTGGCCACTTCTTTGGCCATAAG GCTACTAGTGCTGGATTGAAGGAGCAAGAAGCAATTAATTTCTtggagaagaaaatgaagaatgaTCCGGCATTTACCTATGAGGAAACAGTGCAG ACTGCAATTTCTGCCCTGCAATCAGTACTACAGGAAGACTTTAAGGCCACTGAGATTGAG GTTGGAGTTGTTAGGAGTGAGAATCCAGTATTCAGAGTATTGTCTACTGATGAGATTGATGAGCACTTGACTGCTATAACTGAGCGAGATTGA